A single region of the Gaiellales bacterium genome encodes:
- a CDS encoding lasso peptide biosynthesis B2 protein, whose protein sequence is MRQLRSAGSLPPLARARLALRILRTYAEVHRRLPREPLPRLATTFGDVTPRTGRPIPPRQLAWAIDRTLRLGSRRPRCIFNALVMYRLLREQGDPAVLVIGLPKEAVNKDAHAWVELDGTDVGPPPGRAGHEPMARFS, encoded by the coding sequence GTGCGACAGCTGAGGTCGGCCGGGTCGCTGCCGCCGCTGGCGCGCGCCCGGCTTGCGCTGCGCATCCTGCGCACGTACGCCGAGGTGCACCGCCGCCTGCCTCGCGAGCCGCTGCCACGGCTTGCCACCACGTTCGGCGACGTCACGCCCCGCACCGGCCGGCCCATCCCGCCGCGCCAGCTGGCGTGGGCGATCGACCGCACGCTGCGCCTGGGCTCCCGGCGGCCCCGCTGCATCTTCAACGCGCTCGTGATGTACCGCCTGCTCCGCGAGCAGGGCGATCCGGCGGTTCTCGTGATCGGCCTGCCCAAGGAGGCGGTGAACAAGGATGCCCACGCGTGGGTGGAGCTCGACGGAACGGACGTCGGTCCGCCCCCGGGACGGGCCGGACACGAGCCGATGGCGCGCTTCTCATGA
- a CDS encoding ABC transporter ATP-binding protein: MTVVSGDAEPPGVLDARSVTRSFGEVVVLTGVDLRVGAGRISALLGPNGAGKTTFLRILTGLLLPDSGEVHVGGIDVAADPMAVRRRIGFMPSADRTFYMRISALENLAFFARLHGLRRKEALSRATRRLADVGLRDAGGQRVGTYSHGMQKRLSVARALLLDPDVLIIDEATDGLDPEGARRVQDLVRGIADNGTSVVWTTQRLDEIRGFADGVTVLDRGRTTFEGTVEDLMLRSTSRRYVVRLERAGGGALADADIARTNAALAPGGQLSRGGEDRAHFRLDLMEDTVLGVALTAIGDSGLVVLDCAQQRSEIEESFLLLTTARE, translated from the coding sequence GTGACGGTCGTATCCGGGGACGCAGAACCCCCGGGCGTCCTGGATGCTCGAAGCGTCACTCGCTCGTTTGGCGAGGTAGTTGTTCTGACCGGCGTCGACCTTCGGGTCGGCGCCGGTCGCATTTCTGCGCTGCTCGGCCCCAACGGCGCCGGGAAGACGACGTTCCTCCGCATCCTCACCGGCCTGCTGCTGCCCGACTCGGGTGAGGTGCACGTCGGCGGGATCGACGTCGCCGCAGACCCGATGGCGGTGCGGCGCCGGATCGGCTTCATGCCGTCCGCCGACCGGACGTTCTACATGCGCATCTCGGCGCTCGAGAACCTGGCCTTCTTCGCGCGCCTGCACGGTCTGCGGCGCAAGGAGGCGCTCAGCCGGGCGACGCGGCGACTGGCCGACGTCGGGCTGCGCGATGCCGGCGGGCAGCGCGTCGGCACGTACTCGCACGGCATGCAGAAGCGGCTGTCCGTCGCCCGTGCCCTGCTGCTGGATCCCGATGTGCTGATCATCGACGAGGCAACCGACGGGCTGGACCCCGAGGGGGCGCGCCGCGTGCAGGATCTCGTCCGCGGCATCGCCGACAATGGCACCTCCGTGGTGTGGACGACCCAGCGGCTGGACGAGATCCGTGGCTTCGCGGACGGCGTGACGGTGCTCGACCGCGGGCGCACCACGTTCGAGGGCACGGTTGAGGACTTGATGCTGCGATCCACCTCCCGGCGGTACGTCGTCCGGCTCGAGCGGGCGGGCGGCGGCGCGCTCGCGGACGCGGACATCGCCCGGACGAACGCCGCGCTCGCGCCCGGCGGCCAGCTGTCGCGCGGTGGTGAGGACCGCGCGCACTTCCGCCTCGATCTGATGGAGGACACCGTGCTCGGCGTGGCGCTCACGGCGATCGGCGATTCCGGGCTGGTGGTGCTGGATTGTGCTCAGCAGCGATCGGAGATCGAGGAGTCGTTCCTGCTGCTGACGACCGCCCGCGAGTGA
- a CDS encoding PqqD family protein, which produces MIDQATRIRRNPDVVFRSLEEEQGGVLLHLESGEYHGLNDLGSLIWRLVENETTFGDVVAGVRAQTEDVPDDVEADVSAFLDDLNRRNLVELLP; this is translated from the coding sequence ATGATCGACCAGGCAACCAGGATCCGCCGAAACCCCGACGTGGTCTTCCGCTCCCTCGAGGAGGAGCAGGGCGGCGTGCTGCTGCACCTGGAGTCGGGCGAGTACCACGGGCTGAACGACCTGGGGTCGCTGATCTGGAGGCTGGTCGAGAACGAGACAACCTTCGGCGACGTGGTGGCCGGCGTGCGGGCGCAAACCGAGGACGTGCCCGACGACGTCGAGGCCGACGTGTCGGCGTTCCTGGACGACTTGAACCGCCGCAACCTGGTCGAATTGCTGCCCTAG
- a CDS encoding phospholipid carrier-dependent glycosyltransferase has product MNRLSRLDLALMAALTAAGGALRAYHLTRPPSYFDEGFYVPDACWYVHRSASLCGQAGEMTREHPPLGKWLIGAGIEMLGYHPSGWRITSLAAGTLTIPLLYLLARRLTGSAVAATVSAGLLAVDFLHFLQSRLAMLDVFVAFFGVAALLFAVVDRDSLRAGARARGPIGRPWRLTAGLSAGAAVACKWSGLGILAAVLVLELAWERSAARRDHRSLPARAAPIAGSLLLAPFLVYALSYVDVVHGSLLAAPWADASWLHAFLHRQHAMLTEQSGLAGAHPYQSQPWSWPLVRRPVLYFFRDTGGGVREVLAIGSPLVWWASVPAVGYAAWRWARERDPWGAGAVVTVAVAATYLPWFAVATGRAQLFLYYLLPTVPFMCLALGLVATRLWSGRAGRIATGVFAVAAVLLFGVYYPLLTARPLSRAQWRDRIVFRDCRSQQPQLTQRASPPGGWCWF; this is encoded by the coding sequence GTGAACCGGCTCTCGCGGCTCGACCTGGCGCTGATGGCCGCGCTGACCGCGGCCGGCGGCGCGCTCCGCGCCTACCACCTGACGCGCCCGCCCAGCTATTTCGACGAGGGGTTCTACGTCCCCGACGCGTGCTGGTACGTCCATCGCTCGGCCTCGCTCTGCGGCCAGGCCGGCGAGATGACGCGCGAGCACCCGCCGCTGGGGAAGTGGCTGATCGGCGCGGGCATCGAGATGCTCGGATACCACCCGAGCGGCTGGCGCATCACCTCCCTGGCTGCCGGCACGCTCACGATCCCGTTGCTCTACCTGCTGGCGCGCCGGCTGACGGGATCCGCCGTGGCCGCCACCGTCTCGGCGGGGCTGCTCGCCGTGGACTTCCTGCACTTCCTGCAGTCGCGGCTGGCGATGCTGGACGTGTTCGTGGCGTTCTTCGGCGTGGCGGCGCTGCTGTTCGCGGTCGTCGACCGCGACTCCCTGCGCGCGGGCGCGCGGGCGCGCGGCCCGATCGGCCGACCATGGCGGCTCACAGCCGGTCTGTCCGCCGGCGCAGCCGTCGCCTGCAAGTGGTCGGGCCTCGGCATCCTGGCGGCCGTGCTGGTGCTCGAGCTGGCCTGGGAACGGTCGGCTGCACGCCGCGACCACCGGTCGCTGCCGGCGCGCGCGGCTCCCATCGCCGGCTCGCTGCTGCTCGCGCCGTTCCTGGTCTACGCGCTCAGCTACGTGGACGTCGTGCACGGCAGCCTCCTGGCAGCGCCGTGGGCCGACGCCTCGTGGCTGCATGCCTTCCTGCATCGACAGCACGCCATGCTGACCGAGCAGTCCGGGCTCGCGGGCGCGCACCCCTACCAGTCCCAGCCGTGGTCCTGGCCGCTCGTTCGGCGACCGGTGCTGTACTTCTTCCGCGACACCGGCGGCGGCGTGCGCGAGGTGCTGGCGATCGGCAGCCCGCTGGTCTGGTGGGCGTCGGTGCCGGCGGTGGGCTACGCCGCCTGGCGATGGGCGCGCGAGCGGGATCCGTGGGGCGCCGGCGCGGTGGTCACGGTGGCGGTTGCCGCGACGTACCTGCCCTGGTTCGCCGTCGCGACGGGCCGGGCGCAGCTGTTCCTGTACTACCTGCTCCCGACCGTCCCGTTCATGTGCCTCGCGCTGGGACTGGTGGCCACGCGGCTCTGGAGCGGCCGCGCCGGGCGCATCGCGACCGGCGTGTTCGCCGTGGCAGCGGTGCTGCTCTTCGGCGTCTACTACCCGCTGCTCACGGCACGGCCGCTCTCACGCGCCCAGTGGCGCGACCGGATCGTCTTCCGTGACTGCCGCTCCCAGCAGCCGCAGCTCACCCAGCGGGCGAGCCCGCCGGGTGGCTGGTGCTGGTTCTAG
- a CDS encoding asparagine synthase-related protein, producing the protein MGSLAARLVRTGPAEPERVRGMLEAAPHRGSRHDLASHGAVTLGVSCRDDRDDASISAGNGYLAAFCGRLDNAAELARDLKAQGQEPGGETAADVLEAAFRAWGERAPARLRGQFSAAVTDGDRLWGFRDQVGFRAVFYRDDGDGFQLASEAKQVVAGAGIPREPDLEAVERIFYGKGGGPDAPAAVKGANRMAAATVMRADRSGRRESIRYWEPERLVETARLTPHEADERFAELFAQAVARCMTGDDAISLSGGIDSPAVAAFAAPGHMERFGKPVAALSAVFPDLPSVDERSWIEMVTGYLDMPLHTYRPQAKGLDDVQRWSALLDSPTPIVSVPELDENYALARSLGHRALLTGELAEYVIDNSGHLAGHLLVHGRARALAALVRQQRRRGTRWSWILRQFGPGLAPGRVTNRYLAWRGVKRAVPPPDWVTQREVNSIPRADLLAPVRRRWATLQTTSFGGSSETLAADELVADIHGLDVRRPFVDVDLWEFFLSLRAEVKFPDTRRKTLVRRCLRGKLPDALLDRTDKTVFGEHLLTHADYDLMRRYIVDPPYQIPGVDYRRLAERLEQRDFTLWEYCWARDLTSAHAFLANW; encoded by the coding sequence ATGGGATCCCTCGCAGCACGACTGGTCCGGACCGGTCCGGCCGAGCCCGAGCGCGTCCGCGGGATGCTGGAAGCGGCGCCCCACCGCGGATCCCGGCATGATCTCGCCAGCCACGGGGCGGTGACGCTCGGCGTCAGCTGCCGCGACGACCGCGACGACGCATCGATCTCTGCCGGAAACGGCTACCTTGCGGCGTTCTGCGGCCGCCTCGACAACGCGGCCGAGCTGGCACGGGACCTGAAGGCGCAGGGGCAGGAGCCGGGCGGCGAGACCGCCGCCGACGTGCTGGAGGCCGCCTTCCGGGCCTGGGGGGAGCGGGCGCCGGCGCGCCTCCGCGGCCAGTTCAGCGCTGCAGTGACCGACGGCGACCGGCTGTGGGGATTCCGCGACCAGGTGGGCTTCCGAGCGGTCTTCTACCGCGACGATGGCGACGGGTTCCAGCTCGCCAGCGAGGCGAAGCAGGTGGTCGCCGGGGCCGGCATCCCCCGCGAGCCGGACCTCGAGGCGGTCGAGCGCATCTTCTACGGGAAGGGCGGCGGCCCGGACGCGCCGGCGGCCGTCAAGGGTGCGAATCGGATGGCGGCCGCGACTGTCATGCGCGCCGACCGGTCAGGGCGCCGGGAGTCCATCCGCTACTGGGAGCCCGAGCGGCTGGTCGAGACCGCGCGGCTCACGCCCCACGAGGCGGACGAGCGGTTCGCCGAGCTGTTCGCCCAGGCGGTGGCCCGCTGCATGACCGGCGACGACGCGATCTCGCTCTCCGGCGGCATCGACTCGCCGGCCGTGGCGGCGTTCGCGGCTCCGGGCCATATGGAGCGGTTCGGCAAGCCGGTGGCCGCGCTGTCCGCGGTGTTCCCGGACCTGCCGAGCGTCGACGAGCGGTCGTGGATCGAGATGGTGACCGGGTACCTCGACATGCCCCTCCACACCTACCGCCCCCAGGCAAAGGGGCTGGACGACGTGCAGCGCTGGTCGGCGCTGCTCGACTCGCCCACGCCCATCGTCTCGGTGCCCGAGCTCGACGAGAACTACGCGCTTGCGCGGTCGCTCGGTCACCGGGCGCTGCTCACCGGGGAGCTGGCCGAGTACGTGATCGACAACTCGGGCCACCTCGCGGGGCACCTGCTCGTCCACGGGCGGGCCCGCGCCCTGGCCGCGCTCGTGCGGCAGCAGCGACGGCGCGGCACCCGCTGGTCGTGGATCCTGAGACAGTTCGGCCCCGGGCTTGCGCCCGGCCGGGTCACCAACCGCTACCTGGCCTGGCGCGGCGTCAAGCGCGCCGTACCGCCGCCCGACTGGGTCACGCAGCGGGAGGTCAACTCGATCCCCAGGGCCGACCTGCTGGCCCCCGTCCGCCGCCGCTGGGCGACGTTGCAGACGACGTCCTTCGGCGGGTCATCCGAGACGCTGGCCGCGGACGAGCTGGTTGCCGACATCCATGGGCTGGACGTGCGACGGCCGTTCGTGGACGTCGACCTGTGGGAGTTCTTCCTCAGCCTCCGCGCGGAGGTGAAGTTCCCCGACACGCGAAGAAAGACCCTCGTCCGGCGCTGCCTGCGAGGCAAGCTGCCGGACGCGCTGCTCGACCGAACCGACAAGACCGTCTTTGGGGAACATCTGCTGACCCACGCCGACTACGACCTGATGCGCCGGTACATCGTCGACCCGCCGTACCAGATTCCGGGCGTCGACTACCGCAGGCTGGCGGAGCGGCTCGAGCAGCGGGACTTCACCCTGTGGGAATACTGCTGGGCCCGCGACCTCACCTCCGCACACGCCTTCCTGGCCAACTGGTGA
- a CDS encoding nucleotidyltransferase family protein encodes MRSADIFELLRRCTVEHDWKQPPGDIAELLRGAPAAEVGNAAAEHGVTNLVHLSTRGLEIDAELRSLLATVYHLNLTHHMKVIGELTALDAMLRAAGIPFMVVKGPVLAEVVYPRNDLRAYGDLDLVVPHGRFGDAISALLEGGCDIFDRNWRVIRRELRGQVHMTARFGTSADVHWHLINRASVRRSFAIDMDAMFERGRSVSLDGPQVLTLDPCDTLLQLTLHAGLSGAAKLAWLKDIDRAAAEPALDWDEVVRRARAWRIGEITAVALRRSADLLGAPVPAEVAPALAGSRMWQSIVRGTERLSPLDRPPNRPSLSRSVTKATRRGFAASVGALARRVAQDTSYRAGLLLGRRRAMAASGGDESDRMAYFEAVREGRRAA; translated from the coding sequence ATGAGATCGGCTGACATCTTCGAGCTGCTGCGCAGGTGCACCGTCGAGCACGACTGGAAGCAGCCACCCGGCGACATCGCCGAGCTCCTGAGGGGCGCGCCGGCAGCCGAGGTGGGCAACGCGGCCGCGGAGCACGGGGTCACGAACCTCGTCCATCTCTCGACGCGCGGGCTGGAGATCGATGCGGAGCTGCGGTCGCTGCTGGCGACGGTCTACCACCTCAACCTCACGCACCACATGAAGGTGATCGGCGAGCTGACGGCGCTCGACGCGATGCTGCGCGCGGCCGGGATCCCGTTCATGGTGGTCAAGGGGCCGGTGCTGGCCGAGGTGGTCTACCCGCGGAACGACCTTCGCGCCTACGGCGACCTCGACCTGGTCGTGCCCCACGGCCGGTTCGGGGATGCGATCAGCGCTCTGCTGGAGGGCGGCTGCGACATCTTCGACCGCAACTGGCGGGTGATCCGGCGCGAGCTGCGCGGTCAGGTGCACATGACCGCACGGTTCGGCACGTCGGCCGACGTGCACTGGCACCTGATCAACCGGGCGTCCGTCCGCAGGAGCTTCGCGATCGACATGGACGCGATGTTCGAGCGCGGCCGCTCCGTCTCGCTGGACGGCCCCCAGGTGCTCACGCTCGACCCGTGCGACACGCTCCTGCAGCTGACGCTGCACGCGGGGCTGTCCGGCGCGGCCAAGCTCGCCTGGCTGAAGGACATCGATCGGGCCGCGGCCGAGCCGGCGCTCGACTGGGACGAGGTCGTCCGCCGCGCACGCGCCTGGCGGATCGGCGAGATCACCGCCGTGGCCCTGCGCCGCAGCGCCGACCTGCTCGGGGCGCCGGTGCCCGCCGAGGTCGCCCCCGCGCTCGCCGGTAGCAGGATGTGGCAGTCGATCGTCCGCGGCACGGAGCGTCTGTCGCCGCTCGATCGCCCCCCGAACCGGCCATCGCTCTCGCGGTCGGTGACCAAGGCCACCCGCCGCGGGTTCGCGGCCAGCGTCGGGGCGCTGGCGCGCCGCGTCGCACAGGACACGTCCTACCGCGCCGGCCTGCTGCTCGGACGCCGCCGCGCAATGGCGGCGTCCGGCGGCGACGAATCGGACCGGATGGCGTACTTCGAGGCGGTGCGGGAGGGGCGCCGCGCCGCCTGA
- a CDS encoding ABC transporter permease, translated as MTPGGFSFGGELRKLGAFLRRDLLIRLSYRTAILTDWFSLFSQALVFSFVSKIVNPARLQITGQGAETTYIAYVAVGIAVSGFLAVGLARLVGAIRQEQFMGTLESLMVTPTTASVILLGSVVYDLIYVPLRTIAFLVIVSLWFKVDFAASGYLPALLILAVFIPFVWGLGSIASASVLTFRRGSGVLGFGTFALTFTSGAYFPLSLFPSWVETLASLNPIGVAISGMRDQLIGGAGWADAGIAILKLVPMSGGALILGLVAFRLAMRRERRLGTLGLY; from the coding sequence GTGACGCCGGGCGGATTCTCGTTCGGCGGCGAGCTGCGCAAGCTCGGCGCGTTCCTCCGCAGGGACCTGCTGATCCGGCTCAGCTACCGGACCGCCATCCTGACGGACTGGTTCAGCCTGTTCTCGCAGGCGCTCGTCTTCTCGTTCGTCTCCAAGATCGTGAACCCGGCCCGCCTGCAGATCACCGGGCAGGGTGCGGAGACGACGTACATCGCCTACGTGGCGGTCGGCATCGCGGTCAGCGGCTTCCTCGCCGTGGGGCTCGCGCGGCTGGTGGGAGCGATCCGACAGGAGCAGTTCATGGGCACGCTGGAGTCGCTGATGGTGACCCCCACGACGGCGAGCGTGATCCTGCTCGGGTCGGTGGTGTACGACCTCATCTACGTGCCGCTGCGGACGATCGCGTTCCTCGTGATCGTGTCGCTGTGGTTCAAGGTCGACTTCGCCGCCTCGGGCTACCTGCCGGCGCTGCTCATCCTTGCCGTGTTCATCCCCTTCGTCTGGGGTCTCGGCTCCATTGCGTCAGCGTCGGTGCTGACCTTCCGGCGCGGCTCGGGGGTGCTCGGCTTCGGCACCTTCGCGCTCACGTTCACCTCGGGGGCGTACTTCCCGCTGTCGCTCTTCCCATCGTGGGTGGAGACGCTCGCCAGCCTGAATCCGATCGGCGTCGCGATCAGCGGAATGCGGGACCAGCTGATCGGCGGGGCGGGCTGGGCTGACGCCGGCATCGCGATCCTGAAGCTGGTGCCGATGTCGGGCGGCGCCCTCATCCTGGGGCTGGTTGCCTTTCGCCTGGCGATGCGTCGAGAGCGCCGGCTCGGTACGCTCGGCCTCTACTGA